One stretch of Leptospira mtsangambouensis DNA includes these proteins:
- a CDS encoding porin: MKQLSCSKILVLVSLFFFCFSLLQAEENKEQTNQTPAPIQNPLPASLKFGAFVDTYYSHNTNHPLSKERLYATQAVRNDEFNINLGFVDAKWQEEKVRGRLAFQFGTSVNMNYAAEANRDISSNQNSVKHIQEAYVGFKLAKDTWVDAGIYFGHIGHESWISSDNWNYTRALALDYVPYYSSGVRLTTKFTDKFQFQFHVMNGWQNITDQNKDKSLGTQFKFFVTPSFTVTANQFVGNEAPDFERKQTRLYNNTILEWKVLDWLSFAVSGDIGAQKAKESFQYEPWWKEINPALGIYTNRESNAYNQWYHGTFWTSFRYEDLYRLSFRIERFYDPKQVMATTYTRNGFMTNGYTATFDLLHWNPGLIRFEVTQKESMDPVFETDKNKHSRIERLFIVAASVRY, from the coding sequence ATGAAACAACTCAGTTGTTCAAAAATCCTAGTTTTAGTTTCTTTGTTTTTCTTTTGTTTTTCGTTGTTACAAGCAGAGGAAAACAAAGAACAGACAAATCAAACTCCTGCGCCAATACAGAATCCACTGCCTGCGAGTTTAAAGTTTGGTGCTTTTGTAGATACATATTATTCACATAATACGAATCATCCATTATCAAAAGAAAGATTGTATGCGACCCAAGCGGTGCGTAATGATGAGTTTAACATCAACTTAGGATTTGTTGATGCCAAATGGCAGGAGGAAAAAGTAAGGGGTCGTTTGGCTTTTCAGTTTGGAACATCAGTAAATATGAATTATGCGGCCGAGGCAAATCGTGACATTAGTTCCAATCAAAACTCAGTAAAACATATCCAGGAAGCTTATGTAGGTTTTAAGTTAGCAAAAGATACTTGGGTGGATGCAGGTATTTATTTTGGGCATATTGGACATGAATCTTGGATTTCTTCAGATAACTGGAATTATACTAGAGCATTAGCTCTAGATTACGTACCTTATTATTCTTCGGGAGTTCGACTTACTACTAAGTTTACCGATAAGTTTCAATTTCAATTTCATGTAATGAACGGTTGGCAAAACATCACTGACCAAAACAAAGATAAGTCACTTGGAACTCAGTTCAAATTTTTTGTAACACCGAGTTTTACAGTTACAGCAAATCAATTTGTTGGGAATGAAGCACCTGATTTCGAAAGAAAACAAACTCGATTGTATAATAATACAATTTTGGAATGGAAGGTATTAGATTGGTTATCGTTTGCAGTATCTGGTGATATAGGAGCACAAAAAGCAAAAGAGTCTTTTCAGTATGAACCATGGTGGAAAGAAATCAATCCAGCCCTTGGTATTTATACAAATAGGGAATCAAATGCTTATAACCAATGGTATCATGGAACATTTTGGACCAGTTTTCGATATGAGGATCTTTACCGTTTGAGTTTTCGTATTGAACGTTTTTATGATCCGAAACAAGTGATGGCAACTACGTACACCCGAAATGGTTTTATGACAAATGGTTACACTGCTACTTTTGATTTATTGCATTGGAATCCAGGTCTTATTCGTTTTGAAGTGACTCAAAAAGAATCTATGGATCCCGTATTTGAGACTGATAAAAATAAACACAGCCGTATCGAACGATTGTTTATTGTGGCAGCTTCGGTTCGGTATTAG
- a CDS encoding efflux RND transporter permease subunit yields the protein MIKDFIEQALKNRVTTLIAAAVAVLFGTWAWIDIRKEAYSDIADTQVRLIAKFPGKAAVEVEERVTLPIERVLNAIPKVAVRRSRTINGLVVFQFVFEDGTDDYFARMRLMERVADADIPEDVHPALGPMSSPVGEIYRYVVESSENHTPMELRTIQDWIVMPKMLQIPGIADVVTFGGLPKQYHVVTSPDKLIRYKLTIGDVIRAIQENNLNTGGNLLLQGEQGFPIRSLGAIRDPKHIENIVVKTVNGVPVFIRDLGSVEISHPIPSGVLGYTIQNDDEGLIDVDSSVQGLVAMRRWGDPNEMGERIRAKVKEINENYLPDGVQLRNTYDRTDLVNYTLRTIGKTLVEGVVVVSLVLIFFIGSVRASLVVVATIPFAMLFAFLLMNMTGIPASLLSLGAIDFGIIVDGAVIMVENIMRRYRDATPEEKSHGILAFTRDAASEVGTEILFSILIIILAYLPIFSFERIEGRLFKPMAFTISFAILGALIFAMAVIPVLMSIIYKTYFESKNPGPIEWHNPVYDWIEIRYKRIIEFIVDRSRKAVKYTFSVVTVFLAIGMFSLGTEFLPEMDEGGFNIRIFFPVGISLPEARKFMPKIRQTIYKNEQVSVVISQLGRNDDGTDPLPPNRLEVLIGLKDYNQWKEKITKQELLFRMRNDLEATLPGARVSFSQPIMDNLSEAIMGTIADLAVFVSGNDLKIMRGIGNQVLEEIKEMKGASEFGIEQEAESPQLTININREAAARFGINVIDIQQMIEAAIGMQRVSTLYEGPSDIPPKTPARFGIVVRFSKDYRASKQAIENMPIISPKGERIPLSQLAEIEVIDGPTMIFRQEGRRVVTVRTNIRGRDQGGFVSELQKRVKKKIKLPDGYEIRFGGQYENLARVGKKLAIVIPITILIIFGVLYLLYRNLKYVYVALACIPLSLLGGIYALLMRGYYFNVSGGVGFISLFGIATMAGVLFVSRTNHLLIEEPEITTKAAVKKAAVIQLRPMLMTMLLALLGLIPATLGTGVGSDVQRPLATVIVGGLFSAMCLVLTILPSLYLVVVGERKPNAKELEEMSHKKHIHFLDFVSELNEEPLEEDEEDKESPKKKKKPIKKKKRT from the coding sequence ATGATTAAAGATTTTATAGAACAAGCACTTAAAAACCGTGTTACAACACTTATCGCAGCTGCAGTGGCTGTTCTCTTCGGAACTTGGGCATGGATTGACATTCGAAAAGAAGCCTATTCTGATATTGCCGACACACAAGTACGACTCATTGCTAAATTTCCAGGTAAAGCTGCAGTTGAAGTAGAAGAACGTGTTACCCTTCCCATTGAACGGGTATTAAATGCAATTCCAAAAGTTGCCGTAAGACGATCAAGAACCATCAATGGTTTAGTTGTATTTCAATTTGTATTTGAAGATGGAACTGACGATTATTTTGCTCGTATGCGACTTATGGAAAGAGTTGCAGATGCTGATATCCCAGAAGATGTTCATCCAGCACTTGGACCGATGAGTTCTCCTGTTGGTGAAATCTATCGATATGTTGTAGAATCTTCCGAAAACCATACTCCAATGGAACTTCGAACCATCCAAGATTGGATTGTGATGCCGAAGATGTTACAAATTCCGGGAATCGCCGACGTTGTAACTTTTGGTGGACTTCCAAAACAATACCATGTGGTCACCTCACCCGATAAGTTAATTCGTTATAAATTAACTATTGGTGATGTTATCAGGGCAATTCAAGAAAACAACTTGAACACGGGAGGAAACTTACTCCTTCAAGGGGAACAAGGATTTCCCATTCGTTCACTTGGTGCCATCAGAGATCCAAAACACATTGAAAACATTGTGGTCAAAACCGTTAATGGGGTACCTGTTTTTATCCGAGACTTAGGATCGGTTGAAATCTCTCATCCAATACCCAGCGGGGTTCTTGGTTATACCATTCAAAATGATGATGAAGGACTTATTGACGTAGATTCATCTGTTCAAGGTTTGGTGGCAATGCGTCGTTGGGGTGATCCCAACGAAATGGGCGAAAGAATTCGTGCCAAAGTAAAAGAAATCAATGAAAACTATTTACCTGACGGAGTCCAACTCAGGAACACTTATGATAGGACAGATTTAGTAAACTACACTCTCCGCACAATTGGTAAAACCTTAGTGGAGGGAGTTGTTGTTGTCAGTTTAGTTTTAATATTCTTTATCGGAAGTGTAAGGGCATCTCTCGTAGTGGTAGCAACCATACCGTTTGCCATGTTATTTGCATTTCTCTTAATGAATATGACAGGAATACCTGCAAGCTTACTTTCATTAGGTGCTATTGACTTTGGTATCATTGTGGATGGGGCCGTAATCATGGTAGAAAATATCATGAGACGATATCGAGATGCAACTCCCGAAGAAAAATCTCATGGAATTTTAGCATTCACAAGAGATGCTGCATCAGAAGTTGGAACAGAAATCCTCTTTTCGATTTTAATTATTATCTTAGCTTACCTTCCAATTTTCTCTTTTGAAAGGATTGAAGGTCGTTTGTTCAAACCGATGGCTTTTACAATCTCATTTGCGATTCTTGGTGCATTAATTTTTGCGATGGCCGTGATTCCTGTACTCATGTCCATCATTTACAAAACATATTTTGAATCAAAAAATCCAGGCCCGATTGAATGGCATAATCCAGTTTATGATTGGATTGAAATTCGTTACAAACGAATCATTGAGTTCATCGTAGATAGATCACGCAAAGCAGTTAAGTATACATTTAGTGTTGTGACTGTTTTCCTTGCAATCGGTATGTTTTCATTAGGAACTGAATTCCTTCCAGAAATGGATGAAGGTGGGTTCAATATTCGGATCTTCTTTCCTGTTGGTATTTCCTTACCAGAAGCAAGAAAGTTTATGCCAAAGATTCGACAGACCATTTACAAAAATGAACAAGTTAGCGTTGTAATTTCTCAGTTAGGTCGAAATGATGATGGAACAGATCCACTTCCGCCAAACAGACTCGAGGTGTTAATTGGTCTAAAAGATTATAACCAATGGAAAGAAAAAATCACCAAACAAGAGTTACTCTTTCGAATGAGGAATGATTTGGAAGCTACACTTCCAGGTGCAAGGGTTAGTTTTTCTCAGCCAATTATGGATAACCTTTCCGAAGCCATCATGGGAACCATTGCCGATCTTGCCGTTTTCGTCTCCGGTAACGATTTAAAAATCATGCGCGGAATCGGGAACCAGGTTCTAGAAGAAATCAAAGAAATGAAAGGTGCCAGCGAATTTGGTATTGAACAAGAAGCAGAGAGTCCCCAGCTCACAATTAATATCAACAGAGAAGCCGCGGCACGGTTTGGAATTAATGTCATCGATATCCAACAGATGATCGAAGCAGCCATCGGGATGCAAAGAGTGAGCACCTTATACGAAGGCCCATCAGACATTCCTCCGAAAACACCTGCAAGATTTGGAATTGTTGTACGATTTTCGAAGGACTATCGTGCCTCAAAACAAGCGATTGAAAATATGCCTATCATTTCACCGAAAGGAGAAAGGATTCCATTATCACAATTGGCAGAAATTGAAGTCATCGACGGTCCAACCATGATTTTCCGACAAGAGGGTCGTCGGGTTGTAACTGTTAGAACCAACATTCGTGGCCGTGACCAAGGAGGATTTGTTTCTGAACTCCAAAAACGAGTGAAGAAAAAAATCAAACTTCCTGATGGTTATGAAATTCGATTTGGAGGACAGTACGAAAACTTAGCTCGTGTCGGTAAAAAATTAGCAATTGTTATCCCGATTACAATTCTCATCATTTTTGGCGTTCTCTATTTGTTATATAGAAACCTTAAATATGTATACGTTGCATTAGCTTGTATTCCTCTCTCACTTCTTGGTGGAATTTATGCCCTGTTAATGAGAGGATATTACTTCAACGTTTCTGGCGGTGTCGGATTCATCTCGCTCTTTGGAATTGCTACAATGGCAGGGGTATTGTTTGTTTCTAGAACCAATCACTTGTTAATTGAAGAGCCAGAGATCACAACAAAAGCTGCCGTAAAAAAAGCCGCAGTGATTCAGCTAAGACCAATGCTTATGACAATGTTACTTGCATTGCTCGGTCTTATTCCTGCGACTCTCGGAACAGGAGTTGGATCTGACGTTCAGAGACCACTTGCAACAGTTATTGTTGGGGGATTGTTCTCAGCAATGTGCCTCGTGTTAACCATTCTTCCTTCACTTTATTTAGTTGTAGTGGGCGAAAGAAAACCTAACGCAAAAGAACTCGAAGAGATGAGTCACAAAAAACACATCCATTTCCTCGACTTCGTTAGCGAACTGAATGAAGAGCCATTGGAAGAGGATGAAGAAGACAAAGAATCTCCAAAGAAAAAGAAAAAACCGATTAAGAAAAAGAAAAGGACCTAG